DNA from Brassica napus cultivar Da-Ae chromosome C4, Da-Ae, whole genome shotgun sequence:
TGCGTTGGAGAGTGCGAGAGAGATGGGAAAAACTATTTCTGCAGTTAAAACTGTCACATCAGAGGTCGACAGTCTCTTTGACATGGTGACTTTACAAGAGATACAATCATTTTTTTACTGGATTTTGTTTTGCAAGAAATAAGTTGTTGGTTCAAAGTTTCTGTGAATGTCGGGATGAAAGTTGTGGTGGAGCCTGACGTGACTGATAAGCTTCTCATGAGGCAGTTGCTCAAATTCGATGGCATGAGACAGAAGGGGAAGCTGGAGTACATCGAAAGGCACATGGCTCTGTTTTTTTAATCAACGGTGGTGGATCAGTCGACGCCATTAACAACAAATCCAAATCAAATATTCGGAAGAAAGTGAggaaagaggagaagaagccAGGGTTAAATTTGAAggagattttttttcaaaaaatggcATTTAGGTTCGGACACTAAAGTCAACACAATAGGAATGTCACTAATAGATGAAAAACCATATCCATATGTATCATGTGCTTATGAGTTATGAGTAATGAGGATTTGGGATGATTTGCTATGGTAAATTTTCACTGagattcaatatatattttcagttaATGTTATTGTTAGTCTTTGAATATGATACATCTGGATGTCACACGTTAATGTCTAACAGAACAAACATTCTGAGAGATAAAAAACATTTGGTCAGGTTGACCCTCTcactcaacaaaaaaaaaatctctggtGATCTCTTTCTATTAGAACTAACCTTGCCGAAACTAACCAGCATAGCAACACTTTCTGCAGTAACTTTACCAAAACATTGACCCAGTAGTGACTCAACATTTTCCAGTATTTCAATACAAAACAGAGTTATTTTTTATTGCAACAAGAAAAATACTAATCGGTATTTAACTTCAACGAAGATTGTAAACTTCAACCATGCATGATCCAAAAAAAACTGgattgttttgatttagaaaCGCATTGCGTATATTGAATACAACGAATCTAAAAAATTTGCAGAGAAAGACTCATCAAGTGGTAATTGACACACAACGGAACAACACACATGATGCCCaaatgacaaatatatatatatatatatatatataaaatcatttaagtTAGAATTACactgtatataaaataataaaaatttgcagtcaaaatattatcaaacaaagttaaatatatttcatgttgcacaaaagaaaaacaaaaaaaaaagttaaatatattgaataaaacCTTAACGATTTGTATATTGCAGATCTGTGATACATATTTTCCAGTCTCAGAAATGGTTACTAACATCTTTTATAATGAATTAATAGTATAACACATAATGTATCTTCAAaccattatataattatatataacacttaattttaatatatcaaattaCAAATGTTTTCATTATGCTTTTATACACAAAATAGTGAAAATgtaataatgaaatatatactaaaataaaaaatattttacgacCAATGCATTTTTGTTTTaagacgaaaaaaaaaaaataattctgcACAATAAAAGAATAAGCTTtattcaaaaaagaagaagaataagctaccagaaaacaaattcaattaaaatatacatcaaatttaaaacataccAGAACACCATATTGGTTAACTactcttaaaattaaaaattaacgaCATATTTCTAACAAAAAATACGATTGTAAGATAATGAATAACCTAATtgtaaacaatacaaaaaaaattgtaaaaaccttataaaataattttcaataatataaaaaataattttaaaataacaatgtATTGCACAAAACAAATATTCGGTGCAAACTACAAAATTTTTGATaaactaacaaaatattataaaacagaagaataacttaattttaaaataattttaaaaagtaatttagaaacaaaatattataaaatataataaataaaactaactattaaaataattgaaatttctatttatatatgaatgaaATTGTAATTCATTCCTTTTAGTATTAAgataaatatactataataaaaataacaaaatatacgTTGCGAAATTTAAgatgaatttaaattaaaataagctaaataatttgaaatatttactaGAACTCATGATAAATTTATGCAATTCTTTCAAATAGTAACCCGTCTGTAGGGCGGACCGATCTTACTATTACAGAACATCATGAATAAGGACATAATTCGTCTTGTCAATATTACGTAACATTTTCAGTTTTCTGttattatacaaaatttatactCTCCAATAATTGACCAAGAATTTAATACTTGCTATTTATTTAATACTTATACCACCACCCCTACTCTTTCATGTCTTTTCcgttgttttatattttttcttgaaTATCATTCCATTCTCCAACAAATGAGCATTTCGTCTCTTTTCttcattatctttttttttaatacctgctattttttttttccttatcttCCATCCTCCTCTTCAATCATTTCTGTTTAATACATTCCTTTCGTAAACCAAATGTTCTTTGTTCTTTTTAACACCATCACCGAAGTTTCTCGGAGTTGAGCATGTCTACAAGATTCAAAGGGCTTTATCAGAAGAGCTTCAAGTGTTTCTCCGACGATTTCGGCAAGTAGATTGAAACTATCTTGTTTAGCTAAACTAAATGTTCATACATGATTATTGTTTGGCGCTTACGAAATGGATCAATTTagatgaggaggaggatgagATGGAAATAGGATATCCTACAGATGTTCGACATGTGTCGCATATCGGTTGGGACAGTTCACCGAGTAGTGCCCCCAGTTGGGTAagacaattttattttcttgcaaCCATTGAAATTTATGTTTACAACTTTAATCGATGTTGGTTAAGTCTGAACCGGTCAATTAAATTTTGCAGCTACATGAATTCAAGACGAGCAACGTGTTAAAGCCAACTTCATCGGGGCCGTTTCAAGACGAGCAACGTGTTAAAGCCAACTtcctttttaataaataatgtaatttatatttctatggCAATGATCAAGAGATTTCCATAGATTAATACATTCTGTcgacaaataaattatttaagcaggccaataatatatatatatatatatatatatatatatatatatatatattaacttgtttaattaataaattctaaatttatttattttcaaatatatatagatttaaaattaGCCAAGGAAGCATTTGGAGAAGTTGAAAGCAGCAAAGAATTGGAAAGAgaatcatcaaaaaaaaaatctgaagaagaagctctGTCCAAAAGCCTCTCTATTGTGTGATCCATGGTCCCCAAGATTCTCAAGATCATGCAAGGTCCttgcttgatttttttttttttttgggataaaaAATCTTTGCTTGATTATTATTCATTTCAATTTTCAATGTCGTTGTTTATATATTACTATAGAGAATACATCAATGTTTAATGTTTTCATAATATGTCTTTTCAGAAGTGTGCACAAATTAACATTCAGAGTGACTGATATTGGAATCATTTTACCAAGTGCTTTTTTAAGTTGAGGTTTGATACATTAATAAAGTCTTAAGCTGTTTCCAAAACCACACCGATTTTCCCTTTCAATTAGTATCCTTTTATAGTTGttctaaaaaataaacattGATTTCTTTAATTGTTGGATGGTAAACTATTAATGTTTGAAAAGTATTCGGAAATGATTCTTTTAATTAACCATTTTTGCAGTTATTACTTAACAAACACTAATAtctaaaaaaatgtttagacATGAATTTTCATTCGTACTTTCTTTGGATCTATCAGTTTGTATTATAATTTGAAACTTTTAATTTAGAGAGATTTTGAATGAATCTCTAATGTGTAAAACTAATGCTATATGATAATTTCGAGGGAAAATAATCTTCACCTAACAAATTTTtgagtaacttttttttttaattttgcatttatttatgtgtattttttcttctgtttttttgaaaccctaaaagtaaATCTTCGAGTAGCTATTCATAAAACTCCATATAATACATCATATTCCCagtacttttgcatttgatataaataaaatgatttttttcttttgaagaaGAATTTCAAATTCAATGTGGTTTCTCCTTGTCTATTGATTTCTAAACTTATTACAACTCAAACCATCAAGTTGTTTTGTATAACTCGATCAAACTATCCTCTGATCTTGCGAAAAAAAAACTCTTGGCCAGTTAGTTTAATTGCATCAACCATCTATTGACTAAGCAAACAGTCCCCCCTTGCATTGTTTCTTTGTTCCACCATGTTTCTTGGAGAGGTCAAATTCCCTTAATTTTACATCACAATTGTTTTTACAAGGTAGTGTTTATAAACTTAAGAAAGTTTATGTTTTCCTTTCCAtcaaacataagaaaaataaaaacacaacttCATTTTCAACAAAATACACTAAGAAGTTTTTAATTTCActatatatcataatcaaataaaaagttATAGGAATAACATAAGTAATATACGAACCATAGATAGTAAAATCACTGGAACGATAAAATTAGTAAACTGAATAAACTAAAATGGTATTTGTAcaagaagtatatatatataaaaaagagattaataaaatattttataacctATCTACAAAATTAAAACTTGCCAGATGAATTTGGAAATCACTTATtggttttttatgttttctcatATATGCTTATTTGAATGGTTTGATTCGGTAAAATCTGTCTTATTAAAACATACAGCGGTTCAAAATCCATAGATCTTGCAAGAAGATTTGGATGGTTCGTGTGAAGCTCCATCTACCTATTGGAGAATGGCGTTACATTGACAACTTTAACCTCTTCTCAGCTACAGAACAATACCAACCAACCAACCATTGCTACAAGCTATCAATAAATTAAGCTAtgtaaaataaaactatttgtTTAATCATGTTGCTACGTATTGGATAGTCAACTACCTtaatttgtattaaatttatatttataatatttataatacgtattggttttttttttttttttttttttttttttttttttttttggccaaaaAACGTATTGGTTGTTATATTTCGGTCTGGATTCCCAGACCACCTCTAGTTTGATTAATAGAATGGTCTTttgatatcaaaaaaaaaactacacacAACAGTTGAACCACCGTAGTCtactggttaaggtttaaaggcttccacacccaggtctggggttcgaatcctagactatgcaatttcttgcagattacAAGAAATCCAGCTTTCAAATTCCGGAGAGCGATTTATTAATGAAGACCACAGACGAAAGGTTTCTAAGAGATTTTCAACATGGTGTAAATCTAGTCAGGAAtagatcttcataggacggctcaaaTGATGCAGTCAGACGTAGATCATCATGAAACagatagtattgtcggttgttaaatcgtctatgtaatatttctcataaatgtaatgtcataataaatcatcgttaaaaaaaaaactacgcaCAACACGATAAAATTACGTAAACGAAGACAAATAAACACAAGCATGAAACaccaaaatatataacactaaataGTATacaatgtatttataaattttggttagtACAGATGACTTGCACGATAATTATAATAATGTCAAGCATAcagtataaaatatgtattatagaacataaactatataacactacattaaattattaatcGATACAAAAATCAGCCGAGTCCTGATCtagtctaatctattaaaagggaagtaCATCTTGTACTTAACCCTTAGTTTTACTCAATAATTACTTTCTTATGCCACTGATATTAAACACAGAGTTTTGACTTTTAATTAAATACATGATTTGTCTTATTAATAAACTAGAAAACTATTAAACCAATTCATCTTCCGTTGCCCACATATAGTTCtatacaattaataaaacacagCGTTTTGCCTTATTACTAAACCATACAATTAGAAACCGATACTAAACCAAACCATTAAAAATCATCAGACTAGATGAGCTGGTTTCCTACATATGCTAAGAAAACCATTGATAAAACATTGTATTAAATTGTGATAGTACCTTCTTCATGTATTAGATCGCATCTTCATCTTAATAACACCACCTGTTTTCTCAGTCTGGAGAATCAAAACACTTATATTAGATAGAACAAATCCATGTAATTGATTAAGAAAGCTTGAAAATTGTATTCTTTCgatcataatatatatcatgtcttatacaaattaaaaaaaaaattcaacatcaAAACAATAAGATAATATCCGtagaaattattttgtttaaaattaaaactaatcatTTATTAATTTCCTAAAAGAATGACCTTCCTAAAtctattcatatattttagcAAATCTTTGTAACAATCACGATATTAAATCATTCACATAACTAGCACAagattttttaggtttcttatcTTGCAAATCAcgtttaaaatcatatcatttaACCAGACTAACATGTTTAGTATTTTATGGGCTTggtcaattaaaatataattaaagcCTAATCCACATATATTGTGatgaaaataaagttttaacaTTGTAATTAAGTTTTGGCCCATTTTAACAAATTAATTAccaaatagttatttttttatttgtcatgttgttaatataatacatattgtttaaatatcaacccatctatttataatttacataagatgttttattttgaaaattttgaattataatttaaataaatatataattacattataAATAGGATAATGTAGTTAAGTATTACTAATTGacaaatatcttatataataaatcgttttgatttgaataatATCCCATCATGATATAAACAATCAACAACAAATTtagaaacaattattttttcatGTTGGGTTTAATCTTGGTAATAAAATGAACTGAACTTTCTTTTGGGTTTACATCaatctaaaaactcaaaaaaatatgaaacagtAACATCAATGTTTAACATTTATTAAGTTTGACATATATCCGCGCGGACGCGCGggttcaaaatctagttatgttttaaaacttgaGAACGtgaaatatatacataaacatatatttaagtCTCATgactttttaaagaaaaaaagtaaaaaaatgtaaattcttctatttaactggaaaatatttataagcATTTTTGTCAGACAACATTCtgtcaaaataataattgaaaaaagTCCCTTCAATTTCAGGCAAAATCAACCAGATCAATTTTGAACGGTTTGATTTTGAGTTGGATTGATCCAGTCACTTGCGTATTAAATTGATTTTAGTTTCAGTTGGACATATATGTATTtgaactctgtttttttttttaacaccataAGATTCATTAAGTAGAAAAATCAGTTCACTACAGAATAGAGAGCGGATTTAGCAATGAAATCCGCAAAAAAGTTTTGATCCCGATGGATGAAGCAAAAGGAGACAAAGTTAAAATACAAAGATAAGCACTCAACATCCATGAGAACTCCAAAAATGTCCATAGGATAGATCTTTGAGCGGATAGCCCTAACGAGCTGAAGAGAGTCGGAGCGGATCCAGACGCTGAGAGACGATCATCCATAGCTGAGAACAGAGTTTCACGTAGAGCAAGAGCTTCGGCAAGTAGAGGAGATGCGATAAAATGACAGGATTTCGAGCCTGGCACGGTAGTTCAGGAGACCTTGGAGGTTGTGAAAATCCAGTCCAAACCTGCGCCTAGAGAGTCCTTGGACCATGCTGCATCTGTATTACATACGGCAGTATCGCGAGGGCAGTtcaatgggggggggggggggtaaggTGGGAACCTGTCGTGGAGTGAGCAGAATTTCTGGTGCTTCAGCATCCTGCCATTCTTTAATAACACAACCATCATCAGGCAAAGATAAATGCTCGAACAGTAATTGGTTACGGACCAGCCAAATGTTCCAAAATGCCCAAGATAAAAGGTCTTTTGTGATACCTATTGGTGGTAAGCAAATAAACGTAGGGGCCAGAGCAACGGCCTGAAGAGGCGTAGTACATAGCGTGAAGTCCGGTATAGTCTTTGCATGGTAATCGTGACCAGACTTGCTGAGCATATGCGCACATGAAGAAGAGATGCAAagaagtttcaggaagagtgcAGTGGGGGCAGGTCGGAGCACTCGTGACACCTCTGGTCAGTATGTTGTAGCCAAGAGGAAGAGCACCACAGCATAGCTTCCACAAAATAAGCTTGAGCTTTGGAGAGGTGTTTACATCCCAAACGTGTTTCTTCCAACTGAAAGAATTAGCAGGTAAATATGGAGGCCTAGCTGGAGCGGTGTATTGTACTTGAGTGTAGTAGCCAGTCCTTACGCTGTAATCACCTGACTTCGTGAGGGGCCAACAGTAAGTATCTTCAACATCTAAAGAACTAAGTTGGATTCTATATATTAGGTGTGCAACCGTTGGGAACAGCGACTCGTGATTCCATGAATGTGTTTCTCTTGAGATGAGGTCAGCCACTATAAACAAGATTACGATCTTGTTCTTGAGGAGGTCCAAAGAAACGAGTGCCCTCAGCCGGCGCAATCCAATAGTCTTCCCATAACCGGGTCGAGTTGCCATTTCCAATGACCTTGCCAAGatgtcgtaagagaagatccgGCCCTCTAAGGATGCCTTGCCAGCCGTGTTAAGGGGCTGAAGGATAGTCAACCGATAAAAAGCTCGCATTATGGCAGTATTTGCCAAGTAGAACATGAGACAGGAGGCTGTCGGGTTTGTTGTTTAGTCGCTGTCGGGGTCAAGATCGGTCATGGCAAAATCAACGTCTAAAAACTTCCGAAAAATAGCTTTCAGAAAATACTTACGGAAATAACTTgtgtaaaacaaacaaaagagttCTGAAAGTCTACGAAGAAATCAATAGAGAGAATGAGAACAGTGGAAAAGAGCCATCTAGCCCGCTAGCCATCTAGCCAACTTGCCATATGGCGAGTTGGACCGATATCCGGCTGCACAACTCGCCATACGACGACATGGACTGATATCCGACTACACAACACGCCGTACAACGACTTGGACTGAAATCCGGCTACACAACTCGCCATACAGCGACTTAGACTGATATTCAGCTACACAACTCGCCATACGGCGACTTGGACTGATATTCGGTTACCAAACTCGCCATACAGCGACTTGGACTGACAGACGGCTACACAACTCGCCATACGGCGACTTGGACTGATATCCGACTACACAACTCGCCATACGGCGACTTAGACTGATATCGGGCTACACAACTCGCCATACGGAGACTTGGACTGATATCCGGCTACACAACTCGCCATACGGCGAGTTAGACTGATATCCGGCTACCCAACTTTCCATACGACGAGTTGGATGGATACCGTCTATCTAACTCGCCATATGGAGCCAACTTGGAAAGTTCTCGACAAAAcctttcaaaaaagaaaataaaaatacggAAAACAAAAACTTCGTATTTTTAAGAGTATTACATGACAAGTTCCTCGAAAGGATCATTCAATCTCTCAAACAGACGATTCCCAAGCGTCGGAACAGCCGAACCGGCATCGTCCGACCCGCCATCGCAGAAGTTGGATAAACCGAGACAAATTCACCCAACGGCGAGTTGGACTGAAACATCCAACTCGCCAGCGAGTTGGACCGACCAAATCCAATTCGTCGTTGGGCGAATTGGACGATCCATTTCCAACTCGCCCAATGGCGAGTTGGATCAGTCTTTTCCAGTTCGCCACTAGGCGAGTTGGATCAGTCCAATGCCATGCATTCTTATCTCCGGAAATCCCCATTTCGGTTCTCGGTCAAActgtctcttgtttcgtctcgatcggagttacagttgaaactttacgataaaaacgaCGAAGGCTTACTTTCTCGTATAAAGTTCGGATCAATCGTATAAAACTATAACGGTTTACTTAAACACCAAGGTTATCTCAGCTatacgattgatctccattatTTCGTA
Protein-coding regions in this window:
- the LOC106394863 gene encoding LOW QUALITY PROTEIN: CRIB domain-containing protein RIC9 (The sequence of the model RefSeq protein was modified relative to this genomic sequence to represent the inferred CDS: deleted 1 base in 1 codon), translated to MSTRFKGLYQKSFKCFSDDFDEEEDEMEIGYPTDVRHVSHIGWDSSPSSAPSWLHEFKTSNVLKPTSSGPFQDLKLAKEAFGEVESSKELERESSKKNLKKKLCPKASLLCDPWSPRFSRSCKVLA